From the Saccharomycodes ludwigii strain NBRC 1722 chromosome I, whole genome shotgun sequence genome, one window contains:
- the PRX1 gene encoding thioredoxin peroxidase PRX1 (similar to Saccharomyces cerevisiae YBL064C | PRX1 | PeroxiRedoXin) has translation MSYRNTITSSLLIKHFTTKRAFSCTSAILKPSLRINAVAPNFKAETTEGPIDFHNFIGNNWAVLFSHPADFTPVCTTELGAFAKLKPEFDKRNVKLIGLSAESIDSHKKWIQDIKDVTAGLNPSKPFPFPIIGDVKKEVALLYDMVDEEGFQKLQKGQPVATIRSVFVIDPSKKIRLTFTYPASCGRNTAEVLRVIDALQKADSKGVVTPINWIEGQDVIIPPTVSDADAAKKFGDFKTVKPYLRFTKA, from the coding sequence ATGTCATATCGTAATACTATTACTTCCTCTTTGTTGATTAAACATTTCACCACTAAAAGAGCGTTTAGTTGCACCAGTGCTATTTTAAAGCCTTCTTTAAGAATTAATGCAGTTGCCCCAAACTTTAAAGCTGAAACAACCGAGGGGCCAATTGATTTCCATAACTTCATAGGTAATAACTGGGCTGTTTTGTTTTCTCATCCAGCAGATTTCACTCCTGTTTGTACCACTGAATTAGGAGCTTTTGCCAAATTAAAGCCTGAATTCGATAAACGTAATGTTAAATTGATTGGTTTGTCTGCTGAGTCTATTGATAGTCATAAAAAATGGATCCAAGACATTAAAGATGTTACTGCTGGTTTAAATCCATCTAAACCTTTTCCATTTCCAATAATTGGTGATGTTAAGAAGGAAGTTGCTTTATTATATGATATGGTTGATGAAGAAGGCTTTCAGAAATTACAAAAAGGCCAACCAGTTGCCACTATTAGATCTGTTTTTGTTATCGATCCTTCCAAGAAAATCAGATTAACTTTTACTTATCCAGCCTCATGTGGTAGAAACACTGCCGAAGTTTTAAGGGTCATTGATGCTTTACAAAAAGCTGATTCCAAGGGTGTTGTCACCCCAATTAATTGGATTGAAGGCCAGGATGTTATTATCCCACCAACTGTTTCTGATGCTGATGCTGCCAAGAAGTTTGGTGATTTTAAGACTGTCAAGCCATATTTGCGTTTTACCAAGGCTTAA
- the KIP1 gene encoding Kip1p (similar to Saccharomyces cerevisiae YBL063W | KIP1 | KInesin related Protein) has product MNLHNIEELNQKQQNQYSNNNNNDNNNNNLCYPSSTAIKSKNNNDIENNIKVFVRCRSRNQREIDEQSNVVISTFSSSPGPSIGNNTINTNSTTSTELVLQQSRNLQKKFHFDKVFGAESDQEKVYQDIAQSYIDEMLQGYNCTVFAYGQTGTGKTYTMTGDITNYYLNSTTDEIVLSEHSGIIPRILVDLFKNLNKKCDINNNNKEYSVKISFLELYNEKLKDLLADEYSEDKEVKIYDNIKSSNGTTTSKSTSNTQNTGSMLARRSSSFYRNSNNYLSKRSFSSFNQGFTKNSDNNIACNNNFRSLSASSSSSSLSISSENTLKTNNSNNNSNGNANNGNGNEKRESNRILSDRISHNFMRGTQSQPLYEVDTNVNNRKKTLLNSTKTKYQKGLVSSTTSGSSIINPTNSRNSILLKGVQEFFITSALDGLKYLEEGSLKRQVAATKCNDLSSRSHTIFTITTHVTTTDPLSGDEYVNVGKLNLVDLAGSENINRSGAENKRAQEAGVINKSLLTLGRVINALVDHSAHIPYRESKLTRLLQDSLGGKTKTCIIATVSPAKVSMDETISTLEYATRAKSIKNTPQINQSMVKQSCINEYVKIIENLRSELRAARKKEGVYIPTDTWEQLQNQQESNTTLISEQKIKIDLLENQLKRLKKNFLEQCNFVKDKENKLTEITGIYQQTHFEKVRMENELVEINENLQIFLDKSSIINEENLRKFKQLFNKYQSLINIYESNQKVTTQTGEQILYSVEDLQKVISHLNNYNTRFKRVLKSVSNELALKYKSLIEGSGKGVMLNSINAFKGKFEEIYNGSFHKLTREFDAIIQAFQNEFMDTISTTFQKWWDSDIAQLLKNRLVSNLELLVMDAKKELLNNLDVIQGQIFEKVNNYQCQLLDEINIKALDSNSMFVSTCDDLHHDAISNLREVNFKNLKLYQENIEAMFTKMTKFISQTENQIIHELNVRNEETMGTAIKVFDDYHSKSMKTNEQKNHDVSNSIQSLKHHTSNPGNNSQLEVSLKEIWTDDKLKINKMFPSSEFFNENWTAVNNLIKNSKSQELLNSRIAPIFNSNIVTFMNNFQEKLGILKQEFNNYIGLENSTTNKIKNGILEFEKCLTNMDQYITNEYNNNISQVHITQDEILIEQTAQVMNVVGKLNGLKRRLNDMEDCKVLEKKVDDLQKDFVFEPLPSWSVKLQQINDSIEKEEIPIAEKSKNLTPSQSTCESVEIFKLKNNVTPNGENISKNDQIFCPLSATPIPIPDQPLPKMNFINNSNVKRRKVSNDKQ; this is encoded by the coding sequence ATGAACCTTCATAACATTGAAGAGCTTAACCAGAAGCAACAGAACCAgtatagtaataataataataatgataataataataataatctttgCTATCCTTCTTCTACTGCAATAAagagtaaaaataataatgatatcgagaataatataaaagtttttgtGAGATGCAGATCTCGAAACCAAAGGGAAATAGATGAACAAAGTAATGTAGTAATTTCGACTTTTTCCTCATCTCCGGGTCCTAGCattggtaataatactattaacACCAATAGCACTACTAGTACAGAACTAGTATTACAACAATCCAGAAacctacaaaaaaaatttcactTTGACAAAGTATTTGGAGCTGAAAGTGACcaagaaaaagtttatcAAGATATTGCACAAAGTTATATAGATGAAATGTTGCAAGGCTACAACTGTACTGTTTTTGCATACGGACAAACAGGAACTGGGAAAACTTATACGATGACTGGCGACAttacaaattattatttaaatagtACCACCGACGAAATAGTTTTAAGTGAACATTCTGGCATTATTCCGAGAATATTAGTAGatctatttaaaaatttaaataaaaaatgtgacataaataacaacaataaggAGTATTCTGTTAAAATCTCTTTTTTAGAATTGtacaatgaaaaattaaaagatttattggCGGATGAGTATTCTGAAGACAAAGAGGTAAAAATATacgataatattaaaagcaGTAATGGTACTACAACTTCTAAGTCTACTAGCAATACCCAAAATACAGGAAGTATGTTAGCGCGTCgttcttcttcattttaCAGAAATTCAAACAATTATTTGTCAAAAAGATCATTTTCAAGCTTTAATCAAggttttacaaaaaattcggataataatattgctTGCAATAACAACTTCAGGTCTTTGTCCGcctcttcatcttcatcgtCATTATCAATTTCCAGTGAAAACactttaaaaacaaataatagcaataataatagcaacgGTAATGCCAACAATGGCAATGGCAATGAGAAGCGGGAAAGTAACCGTATTTTGAGCGATAGAATATCGCATAATTTCATGAGAGGAACACAAAGCCAACCATTGTACGAAGTAGATACAAATGTTaataacagaaaaaaaactctgTTGAATTCAACGAAAACAAAATACCAAAAGGGCCTTGTATCCTCCACTACAAGTGGTTCTAGTATTATAAATCCAACGAATTCACGTAACTCTATACTATTAAAGGGTGTTCAAGAGTTTTTTATTACCTCTGCCCTAGATGGACTAAAGTATTTAGAAGAGGGTTCTTTGAAAAGACAAGTTGCTGCCACAAAATGCAATGATTTATCATCAAGATCACATACTATCTTTACCATAACAACACACGTAACAACAACAGACCCTTTATCGGGCGATGAATACGTAAATGTGGGTAAATTGAATTTAGTAGATCTAGCGGGAAGTGAGAATATTAACAGATCTGGCgcagaaaataaaagggcGCAAGAGGCTGGtgttataaataaatctcTATTAACTTTAGGTAGAGTAATCAACGCCTTAGTAGACCATTCAGCACATATACCGTATAGGGAATCTAAACTAACCAGATTACTACAGGATTCATTAGGCGGGAAAACTAAAACGTGTATCATAGCGACTGTATCACCCGCAAAGGTGTCTATGGACGAAACAATAAGCACTTTGGAATATGCTACAAGAGCAAAGTCCATCAAGAACACGCCACAAATAAATCAGTCAATGGTCAAGCAAAGTTGTATTAATGAGTATgttaaaataattgaaaatttaagATCTGAGTTGAGGGCAgctagaaaaaaagaaggtgTATATATTCCAACTGATACGTGGGAGCAATTACAGAATCAACAAGAAAGTAATACAACTTTAATAAGCgagcaaaaaataaagatagaTTTATTAGAAAACCAACTGAAAAGActcaagaaaaattttttggaaCAATGCAATTTTGTAAAggataaagaaaacaaacTAACGGAAATTACCGGTATATATCAGCAAACACATTTTGAAAAGGTTCGAATGGAAAATGAATTGGTAGAAATTAATGAGAATCtgcaaatatttttagataAAAGTTCGATAATAAATGAAGAAAACTTGCGAAAATTCAAGCAactatttaataaatatcaaTCGTTAATCAATATCTATGAATCCAATCAAAAGGTAACTACTCAAACTGGCgaacaaatattatatagTGTGGAAGACTTGCAAAAAGTTATAAGCCATCTGAACAATTATAATACTAGGTTTAAAAGAGTTTTGAAATCCGTTTCTAATGAATTGGCattgaaatataaaagtTTGATTGAGGGAAGTGGCAAAGGCGTAATGCTTAACTCGATAAATGCATTTAAAGGCAAATTTGAAGAGATTTATAACGGATCCTTTCATAAATTAACACGCGAATTTGACGCTATTATTCAAGCTTTTCAAAACGAATTTATGGATACAATTTCTACAACATTTCAGAAATGGTGGGATAGTGACATTGctcaacttttaaaaaatagattGGTCAGTAATTTGGAACTCTTGGTGATGGATGCTAAAAAAGAGttattgaataatttaGATGTTATTCAGGgacaaatttttgaaaaagtcAATAACTATCAGTGCCAATTACTGGATgaaataaacataaaagCTTTGGATTCGAATTCTATGTTTGTTTCAACTTGTGACGATTTGCATCATGATGCAATAAGTAATTTAAGAGAGGtaaactttaaaaatttaaaactatatcAAGAAAACATTGAAGCAATGTTTACGAAAATGACCAAGTTTATTTCTCAAACGGAAAACCAAATAATTCACGAGTTAAATGTCCGAAATGAGGAAACAATGGGAACTGCAATTAAGGTTTTTGACGATTACCACTCCAAATCTATGAAAACGAATGAGCAAAAAAATCATGATGTTTCTAATAGCATACAATCACTAAAACACCACACTAGTAATCCAGGCAATAATTCTCAATTGGAAGTTTCATTGAAAGAAATATGGACAGATGATAAACTgaaaatcaacaaaatgTTTCCCTCTTCGGAATTTTTTAACGAAAATTGGACAGctgttaataatttaatcaaaaatagTAAGAGCCAAGAATTATTGAACAGCAGAATTGCTCCTATATTTAATAGCAATATTGTTACTTTTATGAATAATtttcaagaaaaattagGTATACTGAAACAAGAGTTTAATAATTACATTGGTTTGGAAAATAgtacaacaaataaaatcaaaaatggaattttagaatttgaaaaatgttTAACTAATATGGATCAATATATTACGAAtgaatataataacaatattagtCAAGTCCATATAACACAAGATGAAATATTAATTGAACAAACTGCTCAAGTTATGAATGTCGTGGGAAAATTAAATGGGTTGAAACGTAGATTAAATGACATGGAGGATTGTAAAGTcctggaaaaaaaagttgatgATTTACAGAaagattttgtttttgaacCATTGCCATCTTGGTCAGTGAAATTGCAGCAAATAAATGATTCTAtcgaaaaagaagaaattcCTATTGCCGAAAAGagtaaaaatttaacaCCATCACAATCAACCTGTGAGTCTGTAGAAATTTTCAAACTAAAAAACAATGTTACACCTAATGGTGAAAATATTAGTAAAAACgatcaaattttttgtcCTCTATCAGCTACTCCAATTCCAATACCTGATCAGCCTTTGCCTAAGATGAACTTTATAAACAATTCTAAtgttaaaagaagaaaagttTCAAACGATAAACAATGA